One Accipiter gentilis chromosome 11, bAccGen1.1, whole genome shotgun sequence DNA window includes the following coding sequences:
- the DHTKD1 gene encoding 2-oxoadipate dehydrogenase complex component E1 isoform X2: MGKEEASVEDVLAYLDHIYCGHISIETSQLPTLEEREWFARRFEELKQEAFTPEEKKYLCKLMLESQEFDHFLATKFATVKRYGGEGAESMMGFFHELFKMCSYSGVTDIILGMPHRGRLNLLTGLLQLPPELMFRKMRGLSEFPENSAAIGDVLSHLTSSVDLDFGSHRPVHVTLLPNPSHLEAINPVAVGKTRGRQQTLLDGDYSPESSAQPGDKVICLQVHGDAAFSGQGIVPETLTLSNLPHFRVGGSIHLIVNNQLGYTTPPERGRSSLYCSDIGKTVGCAVIHVNGDDPEEVVRATRLAVEYQRQFRRDVIVDLLCYRQWGHNELDEPFFTNPSMYKIIRSRKSIPDTYAEHLIAAGLMTEVEVSEIKTTYYSKLNDHLANMTLYSPPPTNLQAHWKGFVEPSAKITTWDTGMPVPLLQFIGVKSVEVPEELQLHSHLLKTYAQSRVQKMEEGKKLDWATAETLAFGSLLSQGFNIRLSGQDVGRGTFSQRHAMLVCQETDDTYIPLNHMSPDQKGFLEVSNSPLSEEAVLGFEYGMSIESPKLLPIWEAQFGDFFNGAQIIFDTFISGGEAKWLLQSGIVILLPHGYDGAGPEHSSCRMERFLQMCDSSEEGVDGDQVNMSVVHPTTPAQYFHLLRRQMVRNFRKPLIVASPKVLLRLPAAVSSFEEMAPRTTFKPVIGDSSVDPNSVTQVVLCSGKHYYALVKQRETLGEKQHNTAILRLEELCPFPLEALQQELSKYSRAKAFIWSQEEPQNMGPWSFVSPRFEKQLGVKLRLVSRPPLPAPAVGIGILHHQQQEEIITNTFL, translated from the exons ATGGGAAAAGAAGAGGCTTCCGTAGAGGATGTGTTGGCTTACCTTGACCATATATACTGCGGGCATATTTCCATAGAAACAAGCCAGCTTCCAACtttggaagagagagaatggtTTGCTAGAAGATTTGAAGAGCTAAAACAAGAGGCATTTacacctgaagaaaaaaagtacttgTGCAAACTGATGTTGGAGTCCCAG GAGTTTGATCACTTCTTAGCCACAAAGTTTGCCACAGTGAAGCGGTATGGTGGTGAAGGAGCAGAGAGTATGATGGGTTTCTTCCATGAATTGTTCAAGATGTGTTCGTACAGTGGTGTGACGGATATCATTCTTGGAATGCCACATCGCGGAAGACTTAATCTTCTCACAGGTTTACTTCAGCTTCCACCTGAG CTCATGTTCCGTAAGATGCGTGGTTTGAGTGAGTTTCCAGAGAATTCAGCAGCCATTGGGGATGTTCTCTCCCACCTGACATCTTCTGTAGATCTTGACTTCGGTTCCCACAGGCCCGTGCATGTCACCTTGCTACCTAACCCATCACACTTAGAAGCAATCAATCCAGTGGCTGTGGGCAAGACACGAGGAAGGCAACAGACTCTGCTCGATGGAGATTACTCCCCAGAGAGCTCCGCACAGCCCGGAGACAAAGTTATTTGCCTGCAG GTTCATGGTGATGCTGCTTTCTCTGGGCAAGGGATTGTTCCTGAAACACTGACCCTCTCTAATCTACCACATTTCAGAGTTGGTGGGAGCATCCATTTGATTGTTAATAACCAGCTGGGCTATACCACTCCTCCAGAGCGAGGAAGATCATCTCTGTACTGTAGTGATATTG GTAAAACTGTTGGATGTGCAGTTATCCATGTGAATGGGGATGATCCTGAAGAAGTTGTCCGTGCCACACGACTGGCTGTCGAGTACCAACGCCAGTTCCGCAGGGATGTGATAGTAGACTTGCTGTGCTACAGGCAGTGGGGCCACAACGAACTTGATGAACCATTCTTCACCAACCCCAGCATGTACAAAATCATCAG ATCCCGTAAGAGTATCCCAGACACATATGCAGAACACCTAATAGCAGCTGGGCTCATGACTGAGGTTGAAGTATCTGAGATAAAGACAACATACTATTCTAAACTGAACGATCATCTTGCCAACATGACTTTGTATAGTCCACCTCCTACCAACCTGCAGGCTCACTGGAAAGGCTTTGTCGAGCCTTCTGCTAAAATCACCACTTGGGACACAGGTATGCCTGTACCACTTCTGCAGTTTATTGGAGTCAAGTCTGTAGAGGTGCCTGAAGAGCTCCAGCTGCACAGCCATCTTCTGAAGACCTATGCACAG TCAAGAGTGCAAaaaatggaggaaggaaaaaagctggaCTGGGCAACAGCTGAAACTTTAGCTTTTGGTTCCCTGTTGAGCCAAG GGTTTAATATCAGACTAAGTGGACAAGATGTTGGCAGAGGAACCTTTAGCCAACGACACGCAATGTTGGTTTGCCAAGAGACAGATGATACCTATATTCCTCTGAATCATATGTCCCCAGACCAGAAGGGTTTCCTAGAG GTGAGTAACAGTCCTTTGTCTGAAGAAGCTGTGCTTGGTTTTGAATATGGAATGAGTATTGAGAGCCCTAAGTTACTGCCAATTTGGGAAGCTCAATTTGGAGACTTCTTTAATGGAGCCCAGATAATATTTGACACTTTCATCTCTGGAG gtgaGGCCAAATGGCTTCTCCAGAGTGGGATAGTAATTCTGCTTCCCCATGGCTATGATGGTGCAGGGCCTGAGCACTCATCCTGCCGGATGGAACGGTTCCTACAG ATGTGTGACAGCTCAGAAGAGGGAGTCGATGGGGACCAGGTCAACATGTCAGTTGtccatcccaccaccccagcacagTATTTCCATTTACTCCGGCGGCAAATGGTCCGAAACTTCAGGAAACCTCTCATTGTTGCTTCTCCCAAAGTGTTACTCAGGCTCCCT GCTGCTGTATCAAGTTTTGAAGAAATGGCCCCAAGGACAACATTCAAGCCTGTCATTGGTGACTCCTCAGTAGATCCGAACAG tgtCACCCAAGTGGTGCTCTGTTCTGGTAAGCATTACTATGCTCTGGTGAAGCAAAGAGAAACACTAGGAGAGAAACAGCACAATACAGCTATTCTGAGACTCGAAGAACTGTGCCCTTTCCCCCTGGAAGCTCTACAGCAAGAGTTGAGCAAATACAGCCGTGCAAAAG CCTTCATCTGGAGTCAGGAAGAACCACAGAATATGGGTCCATGGTCCTTTGTGTCACCACGGtttgaaaagcagctgggggTTAAG CTCCGTCTTGTGAGTAGACCTCCTTTACCAGCCCCAGCAGTTGGCATTGGAATCCtacaccaccagcagcaggaagAAATTATTACCAATACATTTCTCTAA
- the DHTKD1 gene encoding 2-oxoadipate dehydrogenase complex component E1 isoform X1 — protein MAAAGSVVRCALWRGGLRRWYRTERGVYGYKPRKAASGRSAEPRGAGASGKAVDHGLARLITAYAEHGHKAAKINPLFAGQAVMNMVPEIQELAEVLQGPLITTGLLNMGKEEASVEDVLAYLDHIYCGHISIETSQLPTLEEREWFARRFEELKQEAFTPEEKKYLCKLMLESQEFDHFLATKFATVKRYGGEGAESMMGFFHELFKMCSYSGVTDIILGMPHRGRLNLLTGLLQLPPELMFRKMRGLSEFPENSAAIGDVLSHLTSSVDLDFGSHRPVHVTLLPNPSHLEAINPVAVGKTRGRQQTLLDGDYSPESSAQPGDKVICLQVHGDAAFSGQGIVPETLTLSNLPHFRVGGSIHLIVNNQLGYTTPPERGRSSLYCSDIGKTVGCAVIHVNGDDPEEVVRATRLAVEYQRQFRRDVIVDLLCYRQWGHNELDEPFFTNPSMYKIIRSRKSIPDTYAEHLIAAGLMTEVEVSEIKTTYYSKLNDHLANMTLYSPPPTNLQAHWKGFVEPSAKITTWDTGMPVPLLQFIGVKSVEVPEELQLHSHLLKTYAQSRVQKMEEGKKLDWATAETLAFGSLLSQGFNIRLSGQDVGRGTFSQRHAMLVCQETDDTYIPLNHMSPDQKGFLEVSNSPLSEEAVLGFEYGMSIESPKLLPIWEAQFGDFFNGAQIIFDTFISGGEAKWLLQSGIVILLPHGYDGAGPEHSSCRMERFLQMCDSSEEGVDGDQVNMSVVHPTTPAQYFHLLRRQMVRNFRKPLIVASPKVLLRLPAAVSSFEEMAPRTTFKPVIGDSSVDPNSVTQVVLCSGKHYYALVKQRETLGEKQHNTAILRLEELCPFPLEALQQELSKYSRAKAFIWSQEEPQNMGPWSFVSPRFEKQLGVKLRLVSRPPLPAPAVGIGILHHQQQEEIITNTFL, from the exons atggcggcggcggggagcgtcGTTCGCTGCGCTCTGTGGAGGGGCGGCCTGCGGCGCTGGTACCGCACCGAGCGGGGCGTTTACGGCTACAAGCCGCGGAAGGCGGCCAGCGGACGATCGGCGGAGCCGCGCGGCGCCGGAGCGAGCGGTAAAGCAG ttGACCATGGTCTTGCTCGTTTAATAACTGCATATGCTGAACATGGCCACAAAGCAGCCAAAATAAACCCACTGTTTGCTGGCCAAGCTGTTATGAACATGGTACCTGAAATCCAAGAGTTGGCAGAAGTTCTTCAAGGGCCTCTCATTACTACAG GGCTTCTAAATATGGGAAAAGAAGAGGCTTCCGTAGAGGATGTGTTGGCTTACCTTGACCATATATACTGCGGGCATATTTCCATAGAAACAAGCCAGCTTCCAACtttggaagagagagaatggtTTGCTAGAAGATTTGAAGAGCTAAAACAAGAGGCATTTacacctgaagaaaaaaagtacttgTGCAAACTGATGTTGGAGTCCCAG GAGTTTGATCACTTCTTAGCCACAAAGTTTGCCACAGTGAAGCGGTATGGTGGTGAAGGAGCAGAGAGTATGATGGGTTTCTTCCATGAATTGTTCAAGATGTGTTCGTACAGTGGTGTGACGGATATCATTCTTGGAATGCCACATCGCGGAAGACTTAATCTTCTCACAGGTTTACTTCAGCTTCCACCTGAG CTCATGTTCCGTAAGATGCGTGGTTTGAGTGAGTTTCCAGAGAATTCAGCAGCCATTGGGGATGTTCTCTCCCACCTGACATCTTCTGTAGATCTTGACTTCGGTTCCCACAGGCCCGTGCATGTCACCTTGCTACCTAACCCATCACACTTAGAAGCAATCAATCCAGTGGCTGTGGGCAAGACACGAGGAAGGCAACAGACTCTGCTCGATGGAGATTACTCCCCAGAGAGCTCCGCACAGCCCGGAGACAAAGTTATTTGCCTGCAG GTTCATGGTGATGCTGCTTTCTCTGGGCAAGGGATTGTTCCTGAAACACTGACCCTCTCTAATCTACCACATTTCAGAGTTGGTGGGAGCATCCATTTGATTGTTAATAACCAGCTGGGCTATACCACTCCTCCAGAGCGAGGAAGATCATCTCTGTACTGTAGTGATATTG GTAAAACTGTTGGATGTGCAGTTATCCATGTGAATGGGGATGATCCTGAAGAAGTTGTCCGTGCCACACGACTGGCTGTCGAGTACCAACGCCAGTTCCGCAGGGATGTGATAGTAGACTTGCTGTGCTACAGGCAGTGGGGCCACAACGAACTTGATGAACCATTCTTCACCAACCCCAGCATGTACAAAATCATCAG ATCCCGTAAGAGTATCCCAGACACATATGCAGAACACCTAATAGCAGCTGGGCTCATGACTGAGGTTGAAGTATCTGAGATAAAGACAACATACTATTCTAAACTGAACGATCATCTTGCCAACATGACTTTGTATAGTCCACCTCCTACCAACCTGCAGGCTCACTGGAAAGGCTTTGTCGAGCCTTCTGCTAAAATCACCACTTGGGACACAGGTATGCCTGTACCACTTCTGCAGTTTATTGGAGTCAAGTCTGTAGAGGTGCCTGAAGAGCTCCAGCTGCACAGCCATCTTCTGAAGACCTATGCACAG TCAAGAGTGCAAaaaatggaggaaggaaaaaagctggaCTGGGCAACAGCTGAAACTTTAGCTTTTGGTTCCCTGTTGAGCCAAG GGTTTAATATCAGACTAAGTGGACAAGATGTTGGCAGAGGAACCTTTAGCCAACGACACGCAATGTTGGTTTGCCAAGAGACAGATGATACCTATATTCCTCTGAATCATATGTCCCCAGACCAGAAGGGTTTCCTAGAG GTGAGTAACAGTCCTTTGTCTGAAGAAGCTGTGCTTGGTTTTGAATATGGAATGAGTATTGAGAGCCCTAAGTTACTGCCAATTTGGGAAGCTCAATTTGGAGACTTCTTTAATGGAGCCCAGATAATATTTGACACTTTCATCTCTGGAG gtgaGGCCAAATGGCTTCTCCAGAGTGGGATAGTAATTCTGCTTCCCCATGGCTATGATGGTGCAGGGCCTGAGCACTCATCCTGCCGGATGGAACGGTTCCTACAG ATGTGTGACAGCTCAGAAGAGGGAGTCGATGGGGACCAGGTCAACATGTCAGTTGtccatcccaccaccccagcacagTATTTCCATTTACTCCGGCGGCAAATGGTCCGAAACTTCAGGAAACCTCTCATTGTTGCTTCTCCCAAAGTGTTACTCAGGCTCCCT GCTGCTGTATCAAGTTTTGAAGAAATGGCCCCAAGGACAACATTCAAGCCTGTCATTGGTGACTCCTCAGTAGATCCGAACAG tgtCACCCAAGTGGTGCTCTGTTCTGGTAAGCATTACTATGCTCTGGTGAAGCAAAGAGAAACACTAGGAGAGAAACAGCACAATACAGCTATTCTGAGACTCGAAGAACTGTGCCCTTTCCCCCTGGAAGCTCTACAGCAAGAGTTGAGCAAATACAGCCGTGCAAAAG CCTTCATCTGGAGTCAGGAAGAACCACAGAATATGGGTCCATGGTCCTTTGTGTCACCACGGtttgaaaagcagctgggggTTAAG CTCCGTCTTGTGAGTAGACCTCCTTTACCAGCCCCAGCAGTTGGCATTGGAATCCtacaccaccagcagcaggaagAAATTATTACCAATACATTTCTCTAA